A genomic segment from Polyangium mundeleinium encodes:
- a CDS encoding ATP-binding protein: MIDFPEDIDAIRRRPGMFIGDVRDGSGLLHMVWELLANALDEHVRGICRAVSVEVGEDGSVTVKDDGRGIPVHQVDGVPFVQKALTSLHRTPTFDGHAPHEHVGLHGVGLVAVNALSSWLSLEIFRDARCYRQRYERGIPCGDLEAVGPTSQTGTAITFLPDPTIFSDPWINAGAIAARLRELACLVPSLSFSFVDHRKHHFHETRGIRVFLERTRSPGKRIFGVVAVEEVVNDISVEVAMEWRDHRWTSIDSFANIQRTTDGGTHVRGLLNGLARGLRDVEETRVNKRPLEQLRDIVASGLHAVVCVRLRDPTYESPTTSRLATPEVATVVSTVVRRAFAHGLRHNAELRTHIVGLIEIVDNH, translated from the coding sequence ATGATCGACTTCCCGGAGGACATCGATGCCATCCGTCGCAGGCCAGGGATGTTCATTGGTGACGTCCGCGACGGTAGCGGCTTGTTGCACATGGTATGGGAGCTGCTTGCGAATGCGCTCGATGAGCACGTTCGAGGCATTTGCCGGGCCGTGTCGGTCGAAGTTGGCGAGGACGGCTCGGTGACGGTCAAGGACGATGGGCGTGGGATTCCCGTTCATCAAGTCGATGGGGTTCCTTTTGTTCAGAAGGCCCTCACGTCCCTCCACCGAACGCCAACCTTCGACGGACACGCGCCACATGAGCACGTGGGACTGCATGGCGTCGGGTTGGTTGCAGTGAACGCCTTGTCCTCGTGGCTCAGCCTCGAAATCTTTCGGGACGCCAGGTGCTACCGACAGCGCTACGAACGCGGAATACCTTGCGGCGATCTCGAAGCGGTCGGACCGACAAGCCAAACGGGGACGGCCATCACGTTCCTTCCCGACCCGACCATCTTTTCGGACCCCTGGATCAACGCGGGCGCCATCGCTGCACGGCTGCGCGAACTCGCATGCCTCGTGCCCTCGCTGAGCTTCTCCTTCGTCGACCACCGGAAGCACCACTTCCACGAGACGCGCGGCATTCGCGTATTTCTTGAAAGAACACGCTCCCCGGGCAAGCGTATCTTCGGCGTCGTCGCCGTCGAAGAGGTCGTGAATGACATCTCGGTCGAGGTGGCGATGGAGTGGCGAGACCATCGCTGGACGTCGATTGACAGTTTCGCCAACATTCAACGTACGACCGACGGCGGCACGCACGTCCGAGGTCTATTGAACGGCTTGGCTCGTGGGCTGCGGGATGTCGAAGAAACACGCGTGAACAAGCGACCGCTGGAGCAACTCCGCGACATCGTTGCCAGCGGCTTGCATGCAGTCGTCTGCGTGCGGCTCCGGGACCCAACCTATGAGTCCCCTACGACGAGCAGACTCGCGACACCGGAAGTGGCAACCGTCGTTTCGACGGTGGTGCGCCGCGCCTTCGCGCATGGACTTCGACACAACGCCGAGTTGCGAACGCATATCGTCGGCCTGATCGAGATCGTTGACAACCACTAA
- a CDS encoding ferritin-like domain-containing protein: MPSPSPKRAPRAAASNAVRAEWLRRVHAEYRSAAITQHLTLWLIQLGVSPDLIHDGLRIVKDELAHARMSHATYRAAGGKEAPLLAQETLGLRRNPAEPLHLAAARAGIEVFCLGETVAVPLFKVLREGCTVPQARRTLDRVLRDEVRHRDFGWSLLDHFLELPFADDVRRLVDAELPAMFGRLQRNYAPPSARGNDAIAAEDRVWGLMPPARYGKIVERTLERDYAPRFAARGFDALRAFEAARGS, from the coding sequence ATGCCCTCGCCCTCCCCGAAGCGCGCTCCACGCGCCGCCGCGAGCAACGCGGTCCGCGCCGAATGGCTCCGCCGTGTGCACGCCGAATACCGCTCGGCTGCGATCACCCAGCACTTGACGCTCTGGCTCATTCAGCTCGGCGTCTCGCCCGACCTCATCCACGACGGTTTGCGGATCGTCAAGGACGAGCTGGCCCACGCGCGCATGAGCCACGCGACGTACCGAGCGGCCGGCGGAAAGGAGGCGCCGCTCCTCGCCCAGGAGACGCTCGGGCTGCGCCGCAATCCGGCGGAGCCCCTTCACCTGGCCGCGGCGCGCGCGGGGATCGAGGTGTTTTGCCTGGGCGAAACGGTGGCGGTGCCGCTGTTCAAGGTGCTGCGCGAAGGGTGCACCGTCCCGCAAGCGCGACGCACGCTCGACCGCGTGTTACGCGACGAGGTCCGGCACCGAGACTTCGGCTGGAGCCTGCTCGATCATTTCCTCGAATTGCCCTTTGCCGACGATGTGCGACGCCTCGTCGATGCGGAGCTGCCGGCGATGTTCGGGCGCCTGCAGCGGAACTACGCGCCGCCCAGCGCAAGGGGAAACGATGCGATCGCCGCGGAGGATCGCGTATGGGGGCTCATGCCTCCGGCTCGCTACGGCAAGATCGTGGAGCGAACGCTGGAGCGCGATTATGCGCCTCGTTTCGCTGCACGTGGATTCGACGCCCTACGTGCGTTCGAGGCTGCTCGGGGAAGCTGA
- a CDS encoding nitrilase-related carbon-nitrogen hydrolase, whose amino-acid sequence MPSLKTLSSGRMRWALLALGTLALCFSNGVHANVFAAWVAPALMLRFVMISPPRSGFAATAVACGVASFVTFRGAIPMPDAEYAVTSAISGLFGALPYLLHRLASPRLGGVPGSLVFPAANVTLLYVVSLGSPFGTWANDAYIELDFLLLSELASVTGVWGVAFLVAWFASAVQGLFESRAPRANPALAAFGGCLLLALGYGAWARYAPAPARQTVRVAALSNPSTLSDLFFEGCPSREDITCRAKNSRTRLDVLFAMSKTAAQNGTRLIVWYEGAAQYDEEFEPEFVTRAQDFTRHHDVHLVAGALQVPREPGALMTNKAMVFTPEGHLAFEYVKSIPVPGEPIVAGKGDVQTLDTPYGRLGVIICFDADFPALGRQASLRGVDLLLVPANDWRAITPLHGEMAVFRAIEGGFSLVRAASNGLSVATDARGVRLGSNDSFASPGAILYADAPMAGQATIYARYGDFFAYLCALALAALTVSAIVSIFRRRAT is encoded by the coding sequence ATGCCTTCGCTAAAGACGCTTTCCTCCGGGCGCATGCGCTGGGCGCTCCTCGCCCTCGGCACGCTAGCGCTCTGCTTCTCGAACGGCGTTCACGCCAACGTCTTCGCGGCGTGGGTCGCGCCGGCTTTGATGTTGCGCTTCGTGATGATATCGCCGCCGCGCTCCGGCTTCGCCGCGACGGCGGTCGCGTGCGGCGTCGCCTCCTTCGTCACGTTCCGAGGCGCCATTCCCATGCCGGACGCGGAGTACGCGGTCACGAGCGCGATCTCCGGCCTGTTCGGCGCGCTCCCTTATTTGCTGCACCGCCTCGCGTCCCCACGTCTCGGAGGCGTGCCGGGCTCGCTCGTGTTCCCTGCAGCGAACGTCACGCTTCTCTACGTGGTCTCTCTCGGCAGCCCGTTCGGCACGTGGGCGAACGACGCGTACATCGAGCTCGATTTCCTGCTGCTTTCGGAGCTCGCCTCGGTGACGGGGGTATGGGGCGTCGCGTTCCTCGTCGCGTGGTTCGCCAGCGCGGTGCAGGGGCTTTTCGAATCGCGCGCGCCCCGCGCCAATCCAGCGCTCGCGGCGTTCGGAGGATGCTTGCTCCTCGCGCTCGGCTACGGCGCCTGGGCCCGCTACGCGCCCGCGCCCGCGCGTCAAACCGTGCGCGTCGCAGCGCTCAGCAATCCTTCGACCCTGAGCGACCTCTTCTTCGAAGGGTGCCCCTCACGCGAGGACATCACCTGCCGCGCGAAAAACAGCCGCACACGTCTCGACGTCCTCTTCGCGATGTCCAAAACCGCCGCTCAAAATGGCACGCGGCTGATCGTCTGGTACGAAGGCGCGGCGCAATACGACGAAGAATTCGAGCCCGAGTTCGTCACGCGCGCACAAGACTTCACCCGCCATCACGACGTCCATCTCGTCGCCGGCGCCCTCCAAGTCCCCCGGGAACCCGGCGCGCTGATGACCAACAAGGCGATGGTGTTCACGCCCGAGGGCCACCTCGCGTTCGAATATGTGAAGTCGATCCCGGTGCCTGGCGAGCCCATCGTCGCGGGCAAAGGCGACGTGCAAACGCTCGACACGCCGTACGGACGCCTCGGCGTGATCATCTGCTTCGACGCCGACTTCCCCGCGCTCGGTCGCCAGGCTTCACTGCGGGGCGTCGATCTGCTGCTCGTGCCGGCCAACGATTGGCGCGCGATCACGCCGCTTCACGGCGAGATGGCGGTGTTCCGCGCAATCGAGGGCGGCTTCAGTCTCGTGCGGGCCGCGAGCAACGGCCTGTCGGTCGCAACCGACGCGCGGGGCGTGCGCCTCGGGTCAAACGATTCGTTCGCCTCGCCTGGCGCCATCTTGTACGCAGACGCGCCGATGGCAGGCCAAGCAACCATTTACGCCAGATACGGCGACTTCTTTGCTTACCTCTGCGCCCTCGCTCTCGCAGCCCTCACAGTCAGCGCAATCGTGTCGATTTTTCGGCGACGGGCGACGTGA
- a CDS encoding PadR family transcriptional regulator, whose product MILAVVGTHPATGYEITKEFDEVAGFYWRATHQQVYRELAALAEAGLVRFKEVAQQGKPDKKVYTITAKGRRAFADWFREPPEVARHADPLMIKFFAAELVGIEDLRAQLALARERHAALLATYEAIVAKHYAEPVLEMPQWKKLIYLTLRLGITRERAWLSWADESERVLGA is encoded by the coding sequence TTGATCCTGGCCGTCGTCGGCACGCACCCGGCCACGGGCTACGAGATCACCAAGGAGTTCGACGAAGTCGCCGGTTTCTACTGGCGCGCGACGCACCAGCAGGTGTATCGCGAACTCGCGGCGCTCGCCGAGGCGGGGCTCGTGCGGTTCAAGGAAGTCGCGCAGCAGGGCAAGCCGGACAAGAAGGTGTACACGATCACGGCGAAAGGCCGGCGTGCGTTCGCCGACTGGTTTCGCGAGCCGCCTGAGGTGGCCCGTCACGCCGACCCGCTGATGATCAAGTTTTTCGCGGCCGAGCTCGTCGGCATCGAGGATCTACGTGCCCAGCTCGCGCTCGCGCGCGAACGCCATGCGGCGCTGCTCGCCACCTACGAGGCGATCGTGGCGAAGCACTATGCGGAGCCGGTCCTTGAGATGCCGCAGTGGAAAAAATTGATCTATCTGACGCTGCGCCTCGGCATCACGCGCGAGCGCGCGTGGTTGAGCTGGGCGGACGAGAGTGAGCGCGTGCTGGGGGCGTAA
- a CDS encoding PAS domain-containing protein has translation MTNEMETVERLTLENDTLRKRVAELEETVRQRDRVTQTIIDHVPALIFVMDLEDTYSHTSQSCAAFMGRQEVSEIVGHNAREFFPPEVFASWRENNRLVAAKGEAIVAEESGPGEDGVQVYRSIKFPIRDSEGTIRWIGGIASNVTAERRAEERLRESQARAQAMLDASTDLLLLVDLEGVVVMANQAAAGRLGCSPAEAVGMRDVFPLDEPARRASLVEEVRRTGTPARFDAARDERWFEVTAYPVRGGDGLPARLAIFGRDVTEQRRAAQEQRRLQEQVIEAQRLAIQEIGTPLVPLTDEAVAIPLIGAIDEVRAAHFLETMLRGVDARGAHIVVVDVTGVSDVDAHVAEVLVRAARAAKLLGAEVIMTGIRPAVAQALVDLGADLGGVVTLASLQDGIAYAVRGKGRAPSPRRGVRA, from the coding sequence ATGACGAACGAGATGGAAACCGTCGAGCGGTTGACGCTCGAGAACGATACGCTGCGCAAGCGTGTGGCCGAGCTCGAGGAGACCGTCCGGCAGCGAGATCGGGTCACGCAGACGATCATCGACCACGTCCCGGCGCTCATTTTCGTGATGGATCTGGAGGACACGTACAGCCACACCAGCCAATCCTGCGCCGCCTTCATGGGCCGCCAGGAGGTCTCCGAGATTGTCGGGCACAATGCCAGGGAGTTCTTTCCTCCCGAAGTTTTCGCCTCCTGGAGGGAGAACAATCGCCTCGTGGCCGCGAAGGGCGAAGCAATCGTGGCGGAGGAGTCTGGTCCGGGGGAAGACGGCGTACAAGTGTACCGATCCATCAAGTTCCCCATACGCGACAGCGAGGGGACCATTCGCTGGATTGGCGGCATCGCGTCGAACGTGACGGCCGAGCGCAGGGCCGAGGAGCGGCTGCGCGAGAGCCAGGCGCGCGCGCAGGCCATGCTCGACGCGTCGACGGACCTGCTCCTGCTCGTGGACCTCGAAGGCGTGGTCGTCATGGCCAACCAGGCAGCCGCGGGGCGGCTCGGGTGCTCCCCGGCGGAGGCGGTCGGGATGCGCGACGTATTCCCGCTCGATGAGCCGGCACGCCGGGCCTCTTTGGTGGAGGAGGTGCGGCGCACCGGCACCCCTGCGCGTTTCGACGCCGCGCGCGACGAGCGTTGGTTCGAGGTGACCGCGTATCCGGTGCGGGGCGGCGACGGACTGCCCGCGCGCCTGGCGATCTTTGGGCGCGACGTGACCGAACAGAGGCGCGCGGCTCAAGAGCAGCGGCGGCTCCAGGAGCAGGTCATCGAGGCGCAGCGCCTGGCCATTCAGGAGATCGGGACGCCGCTCGTCCCCCTCACGGACGAGGCGGTGGCCATTCCGCTCATCGGGGCCATCGACGAGGTGCGCGCCGCGCATTTCCTGGAGACGATGTTGCGCGGGGTGGATGCCCGCGGGGCGCATATCGTCGTCGTCGACGTGACCGGCGTGAGCGACGTCGATGCCCACGTGGCCGAGGTGCTCGTGCGCGCCGCGCGGGCGGCGAAGCTGCTCGGCGCAGAGGTGATCATGACGGGAATCCGGCCCGCCGTGGCGCAGGCGCTGGTCGACCTCGGCGCTGATCTCGGTGGCGTCGTGACGCTCGCGTCGCTGCAGGACGGCATCGCGTACGCAGTGCGAGGAAAGGGGCGGGCGCCGTCACCTCGGCGCGGCGTCAGGGCATGA
- a CDS encoding NADAR family protein — translation MTPHIRFYSVQDAYGEFSNFAPYPIVLGKKRWPTSEHYFQAQKFLDPKVQERVRCASTPLLAARLGRDRRQKLRADWESVKVSVMRRAVEAKFRQHDDLTKLLLATADATLIEHTDTDSFWGDGGDGSGKNMLGRILMDVRTILQTERRP, via the coding sequence ATGACGCCTCACATTCGCTTTTACAGCGTCCAAGACGCCTATGGCGAATTTTCCAATTTCGCGCCGTATCCCATCGTCCTGGGCAAGAAACGCTGGCCGACCTCGGAGCACTATTTTCAGGCTCAGAAGTTTCTCGATCCAAAGGTGCAGGAGCGCGTTCGCTGCGCGTCCACGCCGCTGCTAGCGGCACGGCTTGGGCGCGATCGGCGACAAAAACTCCGCGCTGACTGGGAATCGGTGAAGGTTTCGGTGATGCGCCGGGCGGTCGAAGCCAAGTTCCGGCAACATGACGACCTGACCAAGCTCCTCCTGGCGACGGCAGACGCTACCCTCATCGAGCACACCGACACCGATTCCTTCTGGGGCGACGGCGGGGACGGCTCGGGCAAGAACATGCTCGGGCGCATTCTCATGGACGTCCGCACGATCCTGCAGACGGAACGACGGCCATAA
- the smpB gene encoding SsrA-binding protein SmpB, with the protein MTGRKQSDEHVIARNRAATFHYELSDRYEAGIVLRGSEVKSLREGRVHLADAFAVVERGEVWLRNMHIASFFHARAFPHDERGARKLLLHAREIRQIERVILREGYTLVPLDLHFRNGHVKVALGVGRGKKVHDKRAAIAERTEEREALQELRARQRRGG; encoded by the coding sequence ATGACAGGACGAAAGCAGAGCGACGAGCACGTCATCGCGCGAAACCGCGCGGCGACGTTTCACTACGAGCTATCGGATCGGTACGAGGCGGGCATCGTGCTGCGCGGGAGCGAGGTGAAGTCGCTGCGCGAGGGGCGCGTGCACCTGGCCGATGCGTTCGCGGTGGTCGAGCGTGGCGAGGTATGGTTGAGGAACATGCACATCGCATCCTTCTTTCACGCGCGCGCGTTTCCGCACGACGAGCGCGGCGCGCGCAAGCTGCTCCTCCACGCGCGCGAGATTCGGCAGATCGAACGCGTCATTCTGCGCGAGGGCTACACGCTCGTGCCGCTCGACCTGCATTTCCGGAATGGCCACGTAAAAGTGGCCCTCGGCGTCGGTCGCGGGAAGAAGGTCCACGACAAACGCGCCGCCATCGCCGAGCGCACGGAGGAACGCGAAGCGCTGCAAGAACTGCGTGCTCGTCAGCGTCGCGGCGGGTAA